The following are from one region of the Actinomycetes bacterium genome:
- a CDS encoding metal-sensitive transcriptional regulator, with the protein MNIEDECRTEITNRLNRAQGQIRGILNMIEEGRDCSDVLVQVAAVSKAIDSAGIRIVTEGMRQCAAAEAVGDEPPMDQERLEKLFLSLS; encoded by the coding sequence ATGAACATCGAAGACGAGTGCCGCACCGAAATCACTAATCGGTTGAACCGGGCGCAGGGTCAGATTCGCGGCATCCTCAACATGATCGAGGAAGGTCGCGACTGCAGCGACGTTCTGGTGCAAGTCGCTGCAGTCTCTAAGGCGATTGACAGTGCCGGCATTCGCATAGTCACCGAAGGTATGCGGCAATGTGCCGCTGCCGAGGCAGTCGGTGACGAGCCCCCCATGGATCAGGAACGCCTAGAGAAGCTTTTCCTCAGTCTGTCGTGA
- a CDS encoding MarR family transcriptional regulator, giving the protein MSHLIDTTEMYLRTIYELEEEGTPPLRARIAERLSQSGPTVSQTVARMERDGLLRVAADRRIELSDAGHERAARVMRKHRLAECMLMDLLKLDPEHVHEEACRWEHVMSDEVERRMLELLGNPTKSPFGNPIPALSELDLPDSSAELPEGTTDLASWADDEVRPAVVQRIDETAQSTAATMGAFQQAGVQAGALVECQRQQDRITLSTASGRAELDDEIARHVLVLPKK; this is encoded by the coding sequence ATGAGCCACCTGATCGACACCACAGAGATGTATCTGCGGACCATCTACGAACTCGAGGAGGAAGGCACGCCGCCGCTGCGTGCCCGCATCGCGGAACGACTCTCCCAAAGCGGCCCTACCGTGTCGCAGACAGTCGCCCGGATGGAGCGCGACGGCTTGCTTCGGGTCGCAGCCGACCGCCGAATCGAACTCAGCGACGCCGGCCACGAGCGAGCAGCTCGCGTCATGCGTAAGCATCGACTCGCGGAATGCATGCTGATGGATCTACTCAAGCTAGATCCAGAGCATGTTCACGAGGAAGCATGCCGTTGGGAGCATGTCATGAGTGATGAAGTCGAGCGCCGGATGCTGGAACTTCTCGGTAATCCCACCAAATCTCCGTTCGGAAATCCTATTCCTGCTCTTTCTGAGTTGGACCTTCCCGACAGTTCAGCGGAACTTCCCGAAGGCACCACTGATTTGGCCTCGTGGGCGGACGACGAAGTCCGCCCCGCTGTCGTGCAACGCATTGATGAGACCGCGCAATCTACTGCTGCGACGATGGGGGCTTTTCAACAAGCAGGCGTGCAGGCTGGCGCTCTCGTCGAGTGTCAACGGCAGCAGGACCGGATTACGCTGTCAACAGCTAGCGGTCGCGCCGAACTGGACGACGAAATTGCCCGCCATGTCTTGGTTTTGCCAAAAAAATAG